One genomic segment of Hemibagrus wyckioides isolate EC202008001 linkage group LG08, SWU_Hwy_1.0, whole genome shotgun sequence includes these proteins:
- the casp3b gene encoding caspase-3b has translation MSDMNNGGRAGGGDHVDAKKMDSSTVTAHGVSAHAKGYTPDYSDAYRMDYPNLGKCLIINNKNFAKNTGMAERNGTDVDAANIMKVFCQLGFKTVIQNDLSVSQMKQILKSVSQEDHSKSAMFVCVILSHGDEGVIYGTDEVIQLTELTRLFRGDQCLSLVGKPKLFIIQACRGTDLDPGIETDSVCDSESTQRIPVEADFLYAYSTAPGYYAWRNTANGSWFISSLCEMLTKYGRELEIMQLMTRVNRKVALEFQSCSNVPGYNDKKQIPCIVSMLTKELYFPK, from the exons ATGTCTGATATGAATAATGGTGGCAGAGCAGGTGGAGGAGACCATGTGGACGCCAAGAAGATGGACTCCTCAAC GGTGACTGCTCATGGTGTATCTGCTCATGCCAAAGGCTACACGCCAGATTATTCAGATGCATACCGCATGGACTACCCCAACCTTGGAAAATGtctcatcatcaacaacaagaaTTTTGCCAAAAACACTG GCATGGCTGAGCGCAATGGAACTGACGTTGATGCTGCAAACATAATGAAAGTCTTCTGCCAGCTGGGCTTCAAAACTGTGATCCAAAATGACCTAAGTGTTTCACAAatgaaacagattttaaaatcaG taTCCCAAGAGGACCACAGCAAGTCagccatgtttgtgtgtgtgatcttaAGTCATGGGGATGAAGGAGTGATCTACGGCACGGATGAAGTCATACAGCTGACTGAGCTGACCAGACTCTTCAGAGGAGATCAGTGTCTCTCGTTAGTTGGCAAACCGAAACTCTTTATCATTCAG GCTTGTCGTGGAACAGATTTGGATCCTGGCATCGAGACtgacagtgtttgtgattcAGAAAGCACACAGAGGATTCCTGTCGAAGCAGACTTCTTGTACGCATACTCCACTGCTCCAG GTTATTACGCTTGGAGAAACACAGCCAACGGCTCTTGGTTCATCTCCAGTCTATGTGAAATGCTGACTAAGTATGGCCGTGAGCTGGAGATTATGCAACTTATGACACGTGTCAACCGCAAGGTGGCGTTGGAGTTCCAGTCTTGCTCTAATGTTCCTGGTTATAATGACAAGAAACAAATACCATGCATTGTGTCCATGCTGACCAAAGAGCTGTATTTTCCAAAGTGA
- the irf2b gene encoding interferon regulatory factor 2 isoform X2 encodes MLLSDGTATMPVERMRMRPWLEEQINSCKIPGLKWVNREKKIFQIPWMHAARHGWDVEKDAPLFRNWAIHTGKYQPGVDKPDPKTWKANFRCAMNSLPDIEEVKDKSIKKGTNAFRVYKMLSATERQSKRGKKRPDKDIKVKEEQQCPVSSAWESTNGSTRNAAALTVKQEADHTVTETEAGSRSPSEDHLIIPDVCQTIEVVTENEEQAVSSSHSYPLQISPMSSYGESDTDSVQSEEDSKEHMQELVWGSNRVEAKPVSDSTTMRTSLPSMSTFITQAKPNFRITTVQDTGLPTAFPGPYNSGGQWSLLTTPHPPSQPPAASSKPPVHEKRASVIMKTSDVSKSVKSY; translated from the exons ATGCTGCTTAGCGATGGCACT GCCACTATGCCCGTGGAGAGAATGCGTATGCGACCATGGCTGGAGGAACAGATAAACTCATGTAAAATACCAGGACTTAAATGGGTTAATAGG GAAAAGAAAATTTTTCAGATTCCTTGGATGCATGCAGCACGACATGGCTGGGATGTGGAAAAAGATGCACCTCTGTTTCGAAACTGGGCcatacacacag GCAAATACCAACCTGGAGTTGACAAGCCTGACCCCAAAACATGGAAGGCAAACTTTCGCTGTGCTATGAACTCTCTGCCTGACATTGAGGAGGTGAAAGATAAAAGCATCAAAAAAGGAACAAATGCCTTTAGGGTTTATAAGATGCTGTCCGCAACAGAAAGACAGTCCAAGAGAG GTAAAAAGAGACCAGATAAAGACATAAAAGTAAag gaggagcagcagtgccCTGTTTCCTCTGCCTGGGAGAGTACCAATGGCTCCACAAGAAATGCAGCAGCACTAACAGTTAAACAGGAAGCAGATCACACTGTCACAGAAACAG AAGCTGGAAGCCGCAGTCCTTCCGAAGACCATCTGATAATCCCGGACGTGTGTCAGACCATCGAGGTGGTGACAGAGAACGAGGAGCAGGCCGTGAGCTCCAGCCACTCCTACCCCCTTCAGATCTCTCCAATGTCTTCATACGGAG AGAGCGACACTGACAGTGTACAAAGTGAAGAGGACTCCAAAGAG CACATGCAAGAACTTGTATGGGGCTCTAATCGTGTGGAGGCAAAACCAGTCTCGGACAGCACCACAATGAGGACATCTTTACCCAGCATGTCCACTTTCATCACTCAGGCTAAGCCCAACTTCAGGATTACAACTGTTCAGGATACTGGACTGCCCACTGCCTTTCCTGGTCCCTACAACAGTGGTGGACAGTGGAGCCTCTTGACCACGCCTCATCCTCCATCACAACCCCCAGCAGCTTCCAGCAAACCTCCTGTCCACGAAAAACGGGCCAGTGTCATCATGAAAACCTCAGACGTATCAAAATCTGTCAAGAGTTACTGA
- the irf2b gene encoding interferon regulatory factor 2 isoform X1, with amino-acid sequence MPVERMRMRPWLEEQINSCKIPGLKWVNREKKIFQIPWMHAARHGWDVEKDAPLFRNWAIHTGKYQPGVDKPDPKTWKANFRCAMNSLPDIEEVKDKSIKKGTNAFRVYKMLSATERQSKRGKKRPDKDIKVKEEQQCPVSSAWESTNGSTRNAAALTVKQEADHTVTETEAGSRSPSEDHLIIPDVCQTIEVVTENEEQAVSSSHSYPLQISPMSSYGESDTDSVQSEEDSKEHMQELVWGSNRVEAKPVSDSTTMRTSLPSMSTFITQAKPNFRITTVQDTGLPTAFPGPYNSGGQWSLLTTPHPPSQPPAASSKPPVHEKRASVIMKTSDVSKSVKSY; translated from the exons ATGCCCGTGGAGAGAATGCGTATGCGACCATGGCTGGAGGAACAGATAAACTCATGTAAAATACCAGGACTTAAATGGGTTAATAGG GAAAAGAAAATTTTTCAGATTCCTTGGATGCATGCAGCACGACATGGCTGGGATGTGGAAAAAGATGCACCTCTGTTTCGAAACTGGGCcatacacacag GCAAATACCAACCTGGAGTTGACAAGCCTGACCCCAAAACATGGAAGGCAAACTTTCGCTGTGCTATGAACTCTCTGCCTGACATTGAGGAGGTGAAAGATAAAAGCATCAAAAAAGGAACAAATGCCTTTAGGGTTTATAAGATGCTGTCCGCAACAGAAAGACAGTCCAAGAGAG GTAAAAAGAGACCAGATAAAGACATAAAAGTAAag gaggagcagcagtgccCTGTTTCCTCTGCCTGGGAGAGTACCAATGGCTCCACAAGAAATGCAGCAGCACTAACAGTTAAACAGGAAGCAGATCACACTGTCACAGAAACAG AAGCTGGAAGCCGCAGTCCTTCCGAAGACCATCTGATAATCCCGGACGTGTGTCAGACCATCGAGGTGGTGACAGAGAACGAGGAGCAGGCCGTGAGCTCCAGCCACTCCTACCCCCTTCAGATCTCTCCAATGTCTTCATACGGAG AGAGCGACACTGACAGTGTACAAAGTGAAGAGGACTCCAAAGAG CACATGCAAGAACTTGTATGGGGCTCTAATCGTGTGGAGGCAAAACCAGTCTCGGACAGCACCACAATGAGGACATCTTTACCCAGCATGTCCACTTTCATCACTCAGGCTAAGCCCAACTTCAGGATTACAACTGTTCAGGATACTGGACTGCCCACTGCCTTTCCTGGTCCCTACAACAGTGGTGGACAGTGGAGCCTCTTGACCACGCCTCATCCTCCATCACAACCCCCAGCAGCTTCCAGCAAACCTCCTGTCCACGAAAAACGGGCCAGTGTCATCATGAAAACCTCAGACGTATCAAAATCTGTCAAGAGTTACTGA